The Mauremys reevesii isolate NIE-2019 linkage group 19, ASM1616193v1, whole genome shotgun sequence genomic sequence GCCCCCATCCTCTTAACTAACAGTTAAGTACTTATCTGCCCCTCGTTGGCTCAGTGGCGCTTTCCAGAAGGAAGCGGGTCTCTTGACAACTTTCTGGTTGAAGGCGGTCCGAGTTTTTAATCAAATCAAACCAGACACACAACATAACATTTCCATCTTGTTTTAATAAAGGTTTCATGAGCAGAAGAGAAGCAAACGGATGGAGTCAGTAAGGGGCAAGTAATCACCCCATATTGGCTACTATGGGTCAGGGAGAAGCCTCCGAATCTCCACTTCTCTTTGCACAGCCAACCCCGCTGTGTGGGTTTGTGCCGCAGAAGGGGGCCGTCTACAAAGGAGGAGTAAAGGCACTCACAGTGTCACCCCCTCCTTTGTAAAAGTAATGTACAGGAGTGAGCTGGACCAAATCTAAAACCCACCAAGGAACACAGCCAGACTGGCTGAAGAGCAGAGTCAAAGCTCGCCCTGTTTGTTAGGGGACAGTCATTGGCAGGACTCGCCTTCTCAACAGCTGGCCAGAGCCCGAGGAAAatgaagtttatttaaaaaacacccACTGTCCATAAAAACAGGGTGTCCCTAGCAGGTATCCCATCGGGGCTGAACTGCATATTGGAAAAATCCACCCTGGGGTTTCAAGTAAAGAACTCTCTTGTCCTGAAGCCACGCCCAGAGCAACGGATGTCCAGTTGTCAAATCACAAGAGAGCTGCCTCGGTTTGTCTCACTGGATTGCTGAAAGATGACAGCTAAAGAGCTCACGTTGGACAGCGCCATCTCCTCACTGGAAATGGGGCTGCGCCGGGGTGAGCCACAGAAGGAATCAAAATCAGCCAGTGACAGAAAAGGGTTGAGGCAGAAAACTTGTTTCAAGAGTTGGTTGTAAAGTTGATTGaactggccctgtgctgcccagcagAATAAAGCTATTTGAGAGCAAGCACCCAGCTTTAGAGCAATCAAAGCCTAAATGCATCCTGGGATGCGGTTACAAAAAAGTGATGACTTCTTAGGCAAAAGATACAGGAGTGgaaagtggatttttttaaaacaacaaggTGTCATTGTTTTAATCTGTGTGTAAACTAAAGCAGCAGAGGAACTCGCAGGAATCCTGGCATCGGGCTGCAGTTTATATCATTTTTTGTTACATCTATTAGGGAATATTGGGAGAAACTTGAAATACATGGAACTGTTTCACACAGAGAGTGAGGTTCAGTCCATGGTATGAGCATTCAATAGTCATGGCTTTAGGGAGGAGATGATTAGCTCTGGGCTATAAGTagccattttcatttaaattgattttttgtAACTAAGTGTCTAAACTTCCAACCAGGAATCATAGAATTATTGCTGGGTGTGCTCAGTTTTGATTGGAATATATCTTTCATAGTTGCTTAAATTGACTGGCATGTAACTGGACTGGCAAACTATAGCATCCCTACCATCTTAGTACCGAAATCACCTGCTTAGTGAACAGACTGAGGAGAGACATTTATTAGTGGGATTACAGTTTGTGATAAATTCACCACTGTGTGATTATATTTAGTATAAGCCCTTACTCTGCAGTGAGCTGATCTTTCCACCCTGATAAATTTCAAGACTGTGACATTCtctttaaattttcaaatattgacCTGGATTTTATCAGCAGCAATTTCCTATTTTCTCTTCCAATTCTATTATAGATACACATTTCCAAAGAAGATCCAGCTCTGTGCTTTGGCAGAGCCGCACAAtgtcctgagaacccctgacaGAGGTGACACTGTCAGCTGAGCTCCCCAAAGGCATAAATATCGCCTAGGCTGCCTGTTGTCCTTACAAGGAGTGCAGTCACACCCAGTCACAGCAGCGCTGCTGCAAGCTCGCAGCTTTGCCTCAGGAAACGTTTGGAAGAGCTCAGTGTTATCCAGTCGCCACCACCCTACAGGTGTCTCAGGGTAGCTGCCCTTTAACAAAGTTTATTTGCCTTTTCATCTAAAATCCTCCCCTGGGTTTACATTGTTACATTGTTTTGTGAGCATTAAAACACACAAATCCCTATTTGATCTTATCTGGAATTAAAGACagaccctccctgtccccaggctGATTAGGCTGGGGGTGGAAGGTTTGGGTCTCACCATGCCCTGGCCTGGTGTGTCTTAGCTGGCAGCTCAAAGAAGGTCTCAGGTCTCAGTGCTGTGCGAGGGAGCCCTGAGAATTTTCTCCATCACACCAGGGGGCTGGTTTATGATGCTCCCTAAGGTACTCAGGGCACCCCCTGTTGAATTACACACCTACTCAGGCTCCACCCCCACCTTTAGTCTTAAAATCTCCCCCTTGGCAGGAAGGATTGGCTAGGAGCAGCGCCAAttgtaaacaaacaaaagaggCAAGGCAGAGTTGTGGTGCTAAGAGTGGAAGCCACCCAGATTGTCAGAGCCTGGCGTGGGCAGCACTGCTCCGCAGAGATGGAGGGGCTTCCCGGGCCCTGGGAGAGACACAAATACCACGGAGATCAATGGCCAAACTCCCAGAGACTTCCTGGGGGCTGTGATTTGGCCCTTGCTCAGGGAAGATAGTGCAGGTCCCTGGCTAATACCCGGGACCCCAAGTCACAAAATCCCTGGaagggacaggacagggctccaggcaggggggcTAGAGGGAAGAGCCTTCCACAGATGCTTAGGTAAGTAACCCTCTCCACCCCGTACCCCACCCCTTGGATGTGAGTATAAAAACCTCCCTTCCTTTGCACAGAGCCAGTcgcctgctggctgctgctgtccgTTTACTATGTGTCTGGTCTCCCTCTGGCAGCAGGCAAAGGAGAACACCCCAGATCTGGCTGTCCAGGCTCTGTTGCTGCTCCAGGATGCACCAAAGGGGATGCACTAGGAAACCATTTACATTTGCTCCTCATGCAGCTCCCTGGGTGTCAGTTCTCCTCTTCTGTCCACTTCTCCGGCTTCCAATCAGGGAGGAAAGAAAGGCAACAGGACTGGTTTCCCTCAGGGCTACAAACAGGCAGCGGGGAGGGACAGGGCCTCCAGGAAACGCTCACATCTGAAGTATGTAGGATGCTGGGCCACCTGCCAGGATCAGTAGAGCTCACGTCAGCTCCAGGGAGCCATGTCTCTTGGCCTCTCCCGCCCCCGTCCTACATGGTGCGGTGCTGCTTGCCAGATCGGAGCAGGCAGAACGCTGTCCCCAGTGCCATCAGGATTACAGCCACGAAGAGAAGGATGAGGACGACCCAGGAGCTGTAGTTTGCGCCCTTTCGAAAGCCCACTTCGTCAGCCGGGATCATGTTGGTGAGGTTCAGCATGTAGCCCAGGGCCCAGCCGATGGAAGTGTCCCCAGCCTGTGAAAACAGCAAGACAAAGCCGCTCAGAGCCTTGCTAGTCACGATGCCTCatgagggtacgtctatactgcaGTCAGACACCTGCGGTGGGCCCctgccagctggcttgggctaaggggctcgggctaaggggttGTTTCATTGCGGTGTAGACGTTccggcctgagctctgagactttcCCACCtcgctccagcctgagcccaaacatctacactgcagttagctTCTTAGCCAGGGACCTGTGagccagctgacacaggccagccgcgggtgtctaactacagtgtggacgtaccctcagAGGCTAGGAGTAGTAGCTGCAGCAGTAAAGGGAATCACCTATTACCCTGCCTGTTTCCCCTGCTGCTACTGTGACCCTCTCTTGGTCTCTCTCATCACCATCAATTCTTAGCCTTGCTCATCCTGAGATCTCAAAAGGCTTCACAACGGTGGGCAAAGACCGGCTGTGTGGTCAAGGTGGGGCAACGGGAGGCCCAGAGGAGCTGTGACTCTCAGCAAGCCAGTGAGGTGAATAGAACCCGGCGCCCCCACCCTTTGCTCCGTTCCCAGGACCCTGCTACCTTTAGACAACAGAACTAAGCAGTTCTGGAGACCAGTGCACAGACCTGGCTCGGCTACTGCCATTCTGGCAATGCCTGAGGAGTAACGGGCGTGCATGGGAcagagctgctggtgctgctccTGGACGGAGCGCCTGCTTGTGCCCTGGTCCCCATGCAGTGCTGCCTGTTTTCTTTGCCCCTGCATTCTGTTTACAGAGGAACTGGGCTCAGCGGGCCAGATCCTGATCTTTTTTACACCaccataaatccagtgtaactccattgatctCAGTAGagccactcctgatttacaccagagtaactgagatcagaatctgggccGAGTTCACATCCTCCATAGTCAGGAGTTATTTTCTCCCTAGGAAAAGGCTGTGTGAAGTTCAGCACGACGTGGCCTGTTCCCCCCAAGGCTAAGGAGATGTTTAAGAACGTacgaacggccacactgggtcagaccatggtccatctagcccagtgtcctgtctccaacagtggccagtcaCCGAGCTTCAGGGGGAGTGCACAGACAGAGCAATTCTGGAGAGATCCATCCCTGTCACCTAGCCtcagcttttggcagtcagaggttgGGGTCACCCTAAGCATGGGGCTagatccctgaccatcttggctaatagccattgatggacctatcctccatgaacttatctagttcttttagggaacccagttataattttggccatcacaacatcccctggcagtgagttccacaggttaactgtgtgttgtgtgataaAGTCCTTCCTcctgtttgtattaaacctgctgcctattaatttcatctggtttttgtattgtggggaaaaggtaaataacacttctctattcatttTCTCCTCATCATTCGCGATTTTcaagacctctatcatatcccgccttactcatctcttttccaaaatgaacagccctaatccttttaatctctcctcagacgaaagctgttccatacccccgattatctttgttgcccttctctgaaccttttccaattccactatgtcctttttgagatggggcaaccagaacggcacacagtattcaagatgtgggtgtaccatggattcagaaggtggcattgtgatatttatTGTCCTATTTTCTATCACTTTCCTAACAATGCTGAACAGTCCATCAGCCTTTCCGCTGCTGCGCACTGAACGGAAGTTTTCTGagaaccatccacaatgtccCATTGGCCATTTCTCCTCCTCTGAGGCATCTTCTCCAGCTCACAGAAGTAACACCCATTTCAACCAAAAGCAACTGTCGACCTGGGCACCCGTCAAGATCCCTGTCCCTGCCAAAAGCCTTTACTTGAGCTCATTTCCTGCAGGGATCCTGGCAAAACCCATCAGACTAGGGCTTCCCCCGTTCCTAGGTTGGCAAACAATGAGAGACACGGACAGATGCTGCATGGCAGAGCCCGGCTAATGCGAGGATCCCATCTAGGCCAAATACCAACCTTTTTCTGGAAGGTGATGTTGGGGAAAGAGCTCTCATTGAAGCGGTAGCCCTTGGTGATCACCAAATAAACAAAGTTGGCAACCGCACAGTAATCCTGCAACCACTTCTTCTGGTTTGGAGCTTTTGGCAGCAGCTGGGCACCATGGGCAGGAAAGAAAGGCGGGACAGAAAGAAAAGAGATGAGTTCTCCATGCTCTGGCCCATCCGAATCCGGTTATAGACCCTTCGCAGGGAGGGGAATCTGCGATGGGGAGGCTCAGGGAAGCTGCAATTTCGCCCTTCTCCCACCTGGGGCTTCTGTGGCATAAAGGGCAGCAGGCTCATGGGCAGGAGCAGACAGCCGCGGAGAGGGAGGGGCTATGGGGGGGGACGGACAGAGCAGGGCACacgggggtgctggggggggtcacacagatggttcagaagggctagtcgGGGGGACAGTCTGGGGCTGGGGTGACAACACGGAGCCAGGGGctgagtgggagtgggggtgcagggtctcaTGGGGACCAGGGTTGCCAAGTGTCTAatggcacaaacccaaacaccattgcctcacccccagccctgcccctttacCACGgccatgcccctgccctgccccttctctgaggccccagcccccatccctccctctgtcactcgctctcccccaccctcactcactttctctggggttggagtgcaggagggagtgcaggctctgggcttgggatgtggggccgaggggttcggagagtgggagggggctccgggatgagcctgggggaaggggttggggtgaaggagggggtgtgggctctgggagagattTTGGCTGTGGAGTacgggctctgagctggggcagggcgttggggtgtgtgggggggtgcgctCTGGGAGCgagtttgggtgcgggctctgggctggggcaaggggttgtgGTGAGGGGGTTGGCACTTATCTTGGGCGGCTCCCGAAAGCGACTGGCACATCCCTCTAGCAGCAGCTACTAGGCAGCGGGGCAGGGGTCTTTGTGCACTGCCCtagcccacaggcaccgcccctgcagctcccactgggtagttccctggccaatgggagcgtgCAGTCGGCGCTCGAGGGAGCCTGCCATAACCCTGCTGCACTGTCGGACTTTTAGCATCTAAAATCTCCCTGTTTGGTGtcagtagcctccgggagatagagcctgattccaggagactcccggcgaaactgggagggttggcaaccctagtggggacaggcagatgggaggaatgggggtggCTGAGTGTGGGTGCAGGGTCACATGGGGGGCGTGGGGTGCATGGACACACAGGGATGGGAGGAGTGGAGAGGTCTGAGTCGGGGTGAAAGGACACATGGGTTCCTCCCACATCTGACTTTGGGCtgccaggtgaggaggaggcacCAAGCCAGCCTGGCCACAgtgtggcagggggaggaggcggagcagcgCAGTCTGGACCGGCTGCCTCTCTGCTCAGCCACCAGCCAGCTGCCCGCATCCACCCATGCCagtgtggtgctgctgctgctccctggcctGCCACTTCAGGTGAACCCCAACAGGCAGGGGATGGAGCTGGCCACGGGTGACCCAGTCTGTGGGGCATGGCGGCTGCCTGCCCCTGTGAGGGAACCGCACATTGAGCTATGGTGCTGGCAGAcagagaggccagtgggcatcgggctggggacaggggtgggcggggggaaggggatggaacGGACTTGCCCCCAGAGGTTCAAGTCAAGACTGGGGATGTCTGAGATCTGTCCTGTATTTTCGAAACACAATGTTGGCAGCCCTACTGCAATACCAAGGGATGGGAGACATCCCAGCCGAGTCCTGGCCCCCTGAGTCTTGGAGCTTGTGGGATCTAACAGGATCCACAGCCCATGCTATTTTGGCTGCAGGCTTACAGGGCACGGAAATCCAGGCTGGCCTCCTAGATCATCTGACAGCCATTAGACCAGCCCTCTGCTGCCAGGGCACTCACCTCGGTCCAGCTGGCACTGCAGATGGCTTCGGCAGCAGTCTTAAGGTCATCTGGCGAGGCCACGCGTCTCTTCATCACTGTCTGGATAAAATCCACCGTGTAGAAAAAGGCAGAGAAGGCCTGATGACGGGGAGAGAGGAGGTGAGACAGCAGAAGCTCATAGCACAGCCCTCAATTTCCCTGCTAGGACACACAGGCAGGGCTTGTTGATTCAATGTGGGAGCAGAGTTTGGGGTATATTCATCTCCCCCCCAGGGGGCAGCACTCTTGCTGCTAACCATTGCTCTGAGCATACCAAGGCCCCATTCCCATTCTAGCAACCTCCTTGCATCTACAGCCTAACTGTGCAGCTGCAGGATAGAAGGGGCTCCCATAGAATTCACTAGGAGACTTGGgctccagggctctgggctgcccatgCACAGTCGCTGGAGCCGGCACTAGAAGTCAGAGGCTGCCGGCTGCCCACTAGACCTGGAACCTCGGGACACTTACAATGAAGTTTCCTGAAAGGCCGGGCTGGAAAACCCCATCAAAGGAGCAGCTGGTGAAGCCGCAGCTGGTGAAGTTGAAGAGACTGTCCACATGCAGGCGGCACTGGGCGGTGTCCCCGGATCCGCTCATGTCGATGGTACGTTGAGGATCGTAGCTGTCAGGCTTCTCAGCTGCCGTGCAGGGAGAGTCGTAGACGTCTTGGAGTTTGAAGTTCCTTTGGTAGCCTTTGGGCCAGCAGGGGTTGGACACGTTTGTTTTGTAGCCATCAGCCTGTTGGGCGAGGAAAAGGCACCACACAAGCCTGCCTTTGTCTGCAGCTACCACAGCCATGAGGTGGTCTAGAGCCAGGCAGTGCAGTGTAGCGGGTGGAGTGAAGGACTGGCATTCAGAAACACTGCCCCCCAGTTCTGTCCCTGACCCACTGTGCATCACTGTGAGCCGATCATGTCcccgctgtgtgcctcagtttccccatctgtaaaacaagggGATTCCCCCTCACAGGGGCTGCCAGGTTTCAGCAGCGACGGTGCTCTGACAAGCTAGTGTCCAACGCTATGTGTCCACGGCTGTctctccaggcagggaggtggcagcTCAACCCAGGAAGAGGAGTAACTCCTAACTGGCACAGCCTGTGCTGGCAACAGAGAGCAGCGGGAAGGAGACCTGCCTTTCCTGAGGGGTCAGTTCAAAAGCACCAAAGGAGTTGAACGAACGTGCGTGATGTGCAATGTGTgccaggctctgcagcagcaCCAATTGCATGGGGGAGGCTGCAGAGCATGTTTGAAATTCCCAGACTTTTGAAGCCCCCAGGTTCAAACCCCGTGAAGGGAGCTCAGCCTCCATCCTCAGGAGGGCGGTAACAGAGCCACGGGCGTTTCCTAGCACTCGGGGAGGTGGAGCTCCTACGGCGATGGGAAAAGCCCTTCTGGTCGCTGTCGTGTGTGTCTGCACTAGGGCGCCCGAGCTATGCTGCTGCAGTGCCCGTAGGGTGCACCCAGCTGAGCCCTCCCTGCTCCGTTGGGAACTCCGGACCCCGTAGCATGGGTTGTAACAGGCTGGGCTCCCACCggtgcccctggctccctgcTAACGAGCTGCCATTCACTACAGCCGCTCCAGCTTGGGGGCACGTGGAGatcaggagggagaggagcagaatGTTCTAGAGGGGGGCAAGGCCCCTCCCTGCTCTTTCCAAAGCCCCCGCTGAGCTGAACCTGGAGCCCTGCGTGTAGCAGCCTGGCTGGGaacgtggggcagggggctggtgcttgaggagggaggggggatgaatGCTGGGAGCTCGCCCTGCAGGCCATCGAGGAGAGCCCgctggagcagagccaggccTCCGTACCTTCATGACCTTGGAGAGCATCctcctgaggatctggtccctgCCGTAGCACAGGAAGCTGTGGGTGTACACCTTGTACGTCTGCCCATAGAGCCGCAGCGTCACCCCATTCTGGGGATCCTCAATCGGCTCCTGGGTTTCAAAGGTGATCTGGGTCGAGGCTCCACCCAAATCCATGGCCCCCAACGTGGGTTTCTTTGGCCGGAACCACTGCCCGATCCAGCCGTACtgtggggaggggaacagaagcaAAGTCACAGAGCTAGTTAATTGCGAGACACCCCCCAGCCTTGGCTCAGAACGTGCAGAACGCCCGTCCGCTCTTGGCTGCCTTCAGAACAACATGCCGGGGCTAGAGAAGCACAACGATCCACGCAGGGCCCGATCCTGCGCCCGCTGGCAGCCCTCCTGCCCGTGCTTCCAGCAGCAAACCAGCAGGGCACAGTCCAGCGAGGTGCGAGCACCGTCCACTCTCACTGACCTCTctcgggggcagggggctcagcacccAGCTGCCATGGGGCGCAATAGCTTGCGGAGGAGGGTCTCTGCTGGAGAAGGAAGAGGGGCTGGCCCATGGTCAGTAGCTTGCTTTGGACACAAGAACCCCAAGAGGTCATTCTGCCTAAGGCTGGGGTCAGGCAACAGGATTGGCAAGGCATTCTGCAAGTCCCGTGTAGCTGCGTACGTGTCACTGCAGGCCACGTAGTCGCGCACGTTCGGCTCCCGTTgaaggcagcaggagctgcatgCATGCAGCAGGGGGACGGTTTGATCCCAGCAGGGTCCTACCCTCTACCTACACTGCACCTCCATGGCTGAACCGACAGCACATGCTGGGTactccccctgctccctaacTGCAGCTCCAGAATGGACGGAGCAGTCTCCGGGCACGAAGCTGATCCCAGTTTTCCTTGCTGAACTGGCGAGGGAGCCCTCTGCATTTCCACCCAGTTCAAGACGGATGCTGCGAAAGCAGATCCACCAGGGGCTTTGTTAAAAGCAGCCTCCAGATTCCCTTGGGTGCTGGAGAGAATCAGTTGCTGCTGGGGACTGAATGAGACCAATGCCGGGAAGGTGGAAGGAAAATCCAGCTTTGCAAAAGGGCCTGTACGCCACTGAGATGAATGAGGCTCATCAACAGGGAGTAACAGACACCTCCCCACCTACACACCAGCCTTGTAAGAGCCATGTGCATGGCAGCTACTGCAAagaacccctgcaccccagggaaTGGCTGAACTCCCAGCTGGCCTGCGCGAAGAGCCAAGAACAATGCACCGAAACACAATGCTTCCTCGCAGGTTTCAGATCTGCATGTCAATTCAAGAGACAAGCCACCACCAAAGAGCAATAAAAACCCTCCGATTCCTTTCCCTGGTCTCCTGCCCTGACTGGCCGTCTCACTCGGCCTTGGTTTTCCCTTCCATGCAGCCCCCTTGTGTTCACTGCTAGGGTCAGGTTCCACTGTTCTCAAGGCTGGCTGGAGACCTGAGCTCTTTGCTACTTCTAGACAGCAAACCCAGGCCATGCTCTACAGTGTCCCTAGCTAGGTTTTTAGACTGTTGCCCATCCCCATGGTATCTGACCGATACGTAGAGCCATTCAGCTCGCTTGGGTGTCTGAACAACAGCTGCCGTTGGCCAGTAACATTAACAACACCTGGCACTCTGAGAGGCTTCTAACACGCAGCTCTCCTGATGCTCTGCGGAGAAGGACCAGCATTAAAAAGGGTCCAGACCACGAGCATGTGCCAGACCCTCTGCTTAACAGCACTAGCCTTTGAGGTGGTCTCGACAGGGCTTTGGCGTTCCCACCTCAGTGCAGTGAATGCGGGAGGAGGGGGTACGTTCACATCTCTGGCCCAGTGGTCTCCACAAAGCAGAAATCTCTCGCCTATGCAAGGGA encodes the following:
- the ENTPD2 gene encoding ectonucleoside triphosphate diphosphohydrolase 2 isoform X2, translating into MFIYKWPADKENDTGIVSQHSMCDVEGGGISSYAENPPAAGRSLKQCLDQAVRKVPKERHPLTPLYLGATAGMRLLNLADPQASDRVLSAVTSTLKSYPFDFRGAKILSGQDEGVFGWVTANYLLENFIKYGWIGQWFRPKKPTLGAMDLGGASTQITFETQEPIEDPQNGVTLRLYGQTYKVYTHSFLCYGRDQILRRMLSKVMKADGYKTNVSNPCWPKGYQRNFKLQDVYDSPCTAAEKPDSYDPQRTIDMSGSGDTAQCRLHVDSLFNFTSCGFTSCSFDGVFQPGLSGNFIAFSAFFYTVDFIQTVMKRRVASPDDLKTAAEAICSASWTELLPKAPNQKKWLQDYCAVANFVYLVITKGYRFNESSFPNITFQKKAGDTSIGWALGYMLNLTNMIPADEVGFRKGANYSSWVVLILLFVAVILMALGTAFCLLRSGKQHRTM
- the ENTPD2 gene encoding ectonucleoside triphosphate diphosphohydrolase 2 isoform X1, coding for MARKVIAVLLLLCFIGVVGILLLCLPTRDLREPPAFKYGIVLDAGSSHTAMFIYKWPADKENDTGIVSQHSMCDVEGGGISSYAENPPAAGRSLKQCLDQAVRKVPKERHPLTPLYLGATAGMRLLNLADPQASDRVLSAVTSTLKSYPFDFRGAKILSGQDEGVFGWVTANYLLENFIKYGWIGQWFRPKKPTLGAMDLGGASTQITFETQEPIEDPQNGVTLRLYGQTYKVYTHSFLCYGRDQILRRMLSKVMKADGYKTNVSNPCWPKGYQRNFKLQDVYDSPCTAAEKPDSYDPQRTIDMSGSGDTAQCRLHVDSLFNFTSCGFTSCSFDGVFQPGLSGNFIAFSAFFYTVDFIQTVMKRRVASPDDLKTAAEAICSASWTELLPKAPNQKKWLQDYCAVANFVYLVITKGYRFNESSFPNITFQKKAGDTSIGWALGYMLNLTNMIPADEVGFRKGANYSSWVVLILLFVAVILMALGTAFCLLRSGKQHRTM